GCAGGCACCTGGGGCCGTACGTCGGGGGCGCGGCCGGGCAGGGCCGCACCGGGGCGTCGGCTACACCGCGTCGGCGAGGAGCAGGGAGTGGATGCGGTCCGGGGCGCCGGGACGGGCGTAGTACCAGCCCTGGGCCGTGTCGCAGCCGATGGCGCGCAGCTGTTCGGCCTGCGCGGCGGTCTCCACGCCCTCGACCGTGACGGCGAGTTCGAGGCTGTGCGCGAGCGAGACGATGCCCTCCACGATCTTCATGTCCACCGGGTCCGCCGGGTGCTGCTGCATGCCGCGGGTGAAGGAGCGGTCGAGCTTCAGGACGCTCACCGGGAGGCGGCGCAGGTTGGCGAGGTTCGAGTAGCCCGTGCCGAAGTCGTCGAGCGCGATGTCCACGCCCATCTCGGAGAGTTGCCGCAGCGGTTTGAGCAGGTCCTCGTCGGCGCCGATCAGCGCGGACTCCGTGACCTCCAGGCACAGGGCGCCCGGGGCGAGGCCGGAGCGGTCCAGCACGTCCGTGATGTCGGCGACCAGGCCGGGGTGGTGGAGCTGGGTGGGCGACAGGTTGACGTTGATGCGCAGGGGGCCGCCGTCGGCGTGGCGATGCTTCCAGAACCTGGCCTGCCGTACCGCCTCCTCCAGGACCCAGCGGCCCAGCGGCACGATGAGGCCGGTGTGCTCGGCGAGCGGGATGAACCGGTCGGGGCCGAGCACGCCGTGCTGCGGGTGGCACCAGCGGACCAGGGCCTCCGCGCCGTGCACGGTGCCGTCGCCGAGGTGGACGAGCGGCTGGTATTCGATGAAGAACTCGCCCCGGTCCAGGGCGGCGGGCAGCGCGGTGGTCAGGCCGTGCCGGGTGATGGCGCGGGCGTCGGCCTCCGGGTCGGCCCTCTCGTACCGGTTGCCGCCCGCGGACTTGGCCCGGTACATGGTGATGTCCGCGCTGCGCAGCACGTCCGCCGGGCCGCGTTCGCCCGCGCGGCCCTCCACGATGCCGATGCTGCCCCGTACGGTGATCTCCCGCCCGTCGAGGCTGATCGGTGTGGAAAGGGCGGCCAGGATGCGGCCCGCGAGCTCCTCGGTGTCCCGCTCGGTGACGTCGGGCCCCGTGGTGAGCGCCACGAACTCGTCGCCGCCGAGCCGGGCGACCATCTCGCCGGGCGCGGTCGCGCAGGACTGGAGCCGGTCGGCGACCTCGACGAGGAGGCGGTCCCCCGCGGCGTGGCCGAGGCTGTCGTTGATGGCCTTGAAGCCGTCGAGGTCGAGGTAGCAGAGGCCGAAGCGGGTGTCCTCGCCCGCCGCGAGGGCCTTCTCCAGGCGTTCGGAGAACAGACTGCGGTTGGGCAGCCCGGTCAGCGCGTCGTGGGTGGCCTCGTAGCGCAGGCGCAGGTTGAGCAGCCGCCGCTCGGTCGTGTCCTCCATGAGGGCGAGCTGGTACTGGGGGCGGCCCTCGGGGTCGCGGAGGAGGGAGACCGTCAGGTTGGTCCACAGGACGGTGCCGTCGGAGCGGTAGAACGGCTTCTCGACGCGGAAGTGGTCGCGTTCGCCGCGCACCAGCTCCCCGTACAGCTTCCACACGTGCGGGGCGTCCTCGGGGTGGCCCCACTCGGTGACCTTGCGGCCCCGGACGATCTGCTCCAGGCCGCCGAACATGCGGGTGAGGGCGCCGTTGACGTCGAGGACGTTGCCCTCCAGGTCGGCGATGCCGATGCCGATGGCCGCGTCCTCGAAGACGGCGCGGAAGCGGGCCTCCGTGGCGTGCAGGGCCTGTTCGGCGAAGGCGCGGGCGGCGAGCGCGGACCGGGCGATCGCCTCCTGCTCGCTGAGGGTCCGCTCGCGCAGCGCCCGCGCGAACCCGGCGGCCAGGGCGTGCTGGAGGCGGGCGCAGCGGGCCCGCAGGTCGTCGGCGGGCGTGTCGGCTCCGGTGCCGCAGTACAGCACCAGATACGAGTCCACGACGCCGAGCGTACGGCTCAGGGCGTCCGGGTCCGTGCAGTGGGCGGCGATCAGGGCGGCGCCGACGGCCTGCGCGGGCGCCACGTCGAAGGGCCGGGCGCGCAGGGCGGTGCTCAGCGTCCGGGCGAGCGGCAGCAGGTGCTGTTCGAACTCGGTGCGGGTCATCGACGTGGCGGTGACCGGGAAGATGGCCCGGCTCCATATCGTCGCGAACCGCTGGAGTCTGTCCTCCAGGCCGTCCGGTTCCACACGGGAACCCGACGCCTGCGCCGACGTGCTCACCCCTTGCGCCCCACCCCGGCGAAGCCCGAGAAGGCGTAGGGGTCCTCCTGCTCGGGCGGGGTGTCGGGCCGCCAGTGCGGCATCGACACGAGGCCGGGTTCGACCATCTCGCAGCCCTCGAAGAAGCGGGCGACCTCCTCGCGGGAGCGCATCACCAGCGGGCTGCGGATGTCGCGGTACACGCCGACCGTGCCGCCCGCCTGCTCCTGCGGCACGGGGATGCCGTCGAAGGAGGCGTGGGTGACGATGATGAGGCTGCCCGGGGCGAGGGCGTCGCGGAGCTCGGCGACCGCCTCGTAGGGCCGGTCGGTGTCCTCCAGGAAGTGCAGGACGGCGACGAGGAGCAGCGCCACGGGCCGGTCCAGGTCGAGGAGGCGGGCCACCTCGGGGCTGTGCAGGATGTCGTGGGGCTTGCGGAGGTCGGCGGCGGCGATGTCGGCGCGGTCGTTGCCCTCCAGCACGGCCTTGCTGTGGGCGACGGCGACCGGGTCGTGGTCCACGTACACGACGCGCGCCTCGGGGTCGGCCTGCTGGGCGACCTCGTGGACGTTGCCGAACGTCGGTATGCCGGAGCCGATGTCGAGGAACTGCGTGACGCCCTCCCCGGCGGCGTGGCGGACGGCGCGGCGCATGAACGCCCGGTTCGCCTGCATGATCTTGGGCAGGCCCGGCAGGAACTCCATGGCCCTGCGGGCCGCTTCGCGGTCGACCTCGAAGTTGTGGGAGCCGCCCAGGTAGTAGTCGTAGATGCGGGACACGCTCGGCACCGACAGGTCGATGCCCGGCGGGGCCCAGGCGGGACGGTCCATCGAATCTCCAACAGTCGCCACGGTGTTCGGCCTTGAAGCGGGCCGGTGTTCGAGCCGAGGCTACTGATCGCCCGCCGGGAGGGCGAGGGGAAACGGAAAAATCCGGTCCGTTCTTCGTCACAGGCCACCGGCACGTGCGCGTACGGAAGGGCGGCCCGCCGGTCCCCGAGGGAAGGGACGGGCGGGCCGCCGACCGGGCCGGAGTCGCGCGTGGGGGACTCTACTTGGGCGCTCCGACCAGCTTTCCGTCGGGCGAGACGGCGTACCAGGTGCCGCCCACGCCCTGACCGTTGGTGTCGCCGGGCTTCTTGTCACCGGCGAAGGTGTAGAGGGGCCAGCAGTCGATGGTCTGCTGCTCCTTGCCGTCGGGCCGCTCGAAGGTCACATAGCCCTTGGTGGTGATGCCCTCGGTGTCGTTCTTGGCGACGGGTGCGACGATGGGCCACTTCTTGAGGCAGTCGCCGGTGCAGGCGGTCCTCATGGGCCAGGCGGAGTCCTTGGTGAAGCGGTAGACGGTCCTGCCCTGGGCGTCCACGACGATCTCGCCGAGCTCGGGGTCCTTGCGGACGGACAGTCCGGCGCGGTCGGCGGGCGCCGCCTCCGCGCCGCCGCCCGTCTCCTCGCCGGCCTCGTCGCCGCCCTCTGCCGCCCCGGAGCCGGAGCCCGCGGGGACGGGGGCGTCGGCGCTCTTGCCGGGCTGGGCCTTCCTGCCGTCGGGGGCCGCCGCGAACCAGGTGCCGCCGACGCCCTGGCCCTTGGCCTCGCCGGTCCTGGTGTCCTTCGCGTACCGGTACATCGGCCAGCCGTCCACGGTGAGCTGCTTGGTGCCGTCGGGGCGGGTGAGGACCCCGAGGAGGGCGGGATCGACCCCGGCCGGGGCCTTGGCGCCGTCGGCGGTGACGACGGGCCAGGTCTTGGCGCAGTCGCCCTCGCAGGCGGACTCGGGCGGGTTGGGCGTGTCCTTGTCGAAGCGGTAGAGGGTGCGCCCCTCGGCGTCCATGAGCACGTCCCCGAACTCGCTGCCCTTCCATACGCCGAGCTGCCCGGCGGCCGAGGTGGGGGCCGTCCCGCCGGACGAAGCCCCGGCGTCGGAGCCGTAGCCGCCGCCGTATCCGCCGCCGTTGCCGTAACCGCCCTGGCCCGGGGCCCCGGCGGGGGCGGCGGCGCCCACGGACTGGCCGCCGATGCGGTCACCCTGATCCTGTCCGCAGGCGGTCAGCGTCAGCAGGGCCGCCACCGCGGTCGCGGCGAGCGCGGTGTTGCGCCGGTTCCTCATCTCGACTCCCGTCGTCTTGCCGTTCTTCGTGGCGCCCGCGGTGCGCCGTTTCATGGCCTTAGGTACGGCGGAGGGGGCGGGAGTGTTCATCCCGTCGGGAAAGCCGGTGAAGTCCTGCCAAGGGCCGGGGAGTTCCGAACGGTACGTGGACGGGACCAGACGTTCGAGAAGTCCCCCCATCGGGGGAACGACCGCGCTGTGCGGGGCGACGCGTCGTTGATCAGATCATGTTCCTCGGCGTGTACGGACCCCTGGCCGCACGGGTGTTGGCGAGCGCGGCGCTCGTGTGCCCGCTCGTGCTCACTCCCGCCCTCTCGCCCCCGGCGGCGGCGCACAGCTGCGCCCACGCGACGACCGGCCCCGGCGGCCGTCCCGGCACGGTGGTCGTCGTGGGCGGTCCGCGCTGCACCCCCTCCCCCACCCCTTCACCCTCCCCCTCCCCCTCTCCCTCCCCTTCCCCCACTCCTCCGCCGGTCCCCTCACCGACGCCTTCGCCTTCCGTGACACCGCCCCCCGGTGCGACGCCGCCTCCCACCCAGGCGCCGACGGAGTCCCCCGCTCCCCCGCGGGGCCCGGCACCGGCCCCGCCGTCCCCCGCGCCCGCACCGCCCGTGCCCCCGGTGACCCCGTCGGTACCGGTCCCCACCACACCCCCCGCGCCCGCTCCCGCGCCGCCCGCCCTGCCCGCGCCGCCCGCGCCCCGCCCGCCCGGCCCGTGGCAGTCGGCGGGGCCCTCTCCCCGGCCCCTTCCGCTGCCGGGCTACCGGAGCCTGCGGCGGCAACAGGCGGACAGCGGGCCGTCCATGGTGTCGCTGATCCTCCTGCTCACCGCGCCCGCCGTGTTCGCCGCGGCCGTCCTGCGCCCCCGCTCCCGCTGAGTCCCGTTCCACGCCCCCGCTCCCACTGAGACCGAGAGGGAAATCCCATGCCGCAATGGCTTGTCCTCACCCTGGCCATGGCCGCCGCATGCGCGGTCGTCCTCACCATCGCCGTCATCAACAACCGCCGCGTCGGCGAGGACGACGACCCGACCGAGACACCGGACGTCATGGAGTACATGACGATGATGATCGGTGTGGTCTACGCGATCGTCCTCGGCCTGGCCATCGCCGGTGTCTGGGAGGGCCGCAGCGCCGCCCAGGAGAGCGTCCGCCAGGAGGCGCAGGCCCTGCACGAGGTGGTGGCGCGCTCCGAGGTGTGGCCCGCCGACGTACGGCAGCGGATCACCGCCGATGTCGAGACGTACGTGCGGCACGTGGTCGGCCCCGAGTGGGAGGCCATGGCCGAGCAGGGCGAAGTCACCGCGCGGGGCGACACGCTGCTGCTCCAGGTGCGGCGCACGGTCGCCTCGTACCGGCCCGCCGACGAGCACGAGGCGCAGGCGTACCAGCCGCTGGTGGACCAGGTGGCGGCCGCCGACGACGCGCGCAGCCAGCGGGCGGACACGGCGGGCGCGACGATGCCCGGGGTCGTCTGGTTCGGGCTGATCACCGGGGCGCTGGTCGCGGTGGGCCTGATCTTCGCGCTCCAGATCCGGCGGACGTTCCGGGAACTGCTGCTCGCGGGCCTGTACAGCGCGCTCATCGCGTTCCTGCTGTTCCTGATCTGGGCGATCGACGCGCCGTTCGGGCGGGGGGTGTCGGCCACGACGGAGGCGTACCTGCACCACTTCCCGCATCTGCGCGACTGAGCCGACACGGAAGTGCGCCGTCCGGGTGAGCGAATGCCCCATTCGCCCGTCCGGGGTCGCGGGTGTGGTAGGGCGCTTCTAGCGTTCCGGACATAGAGGGTCATGTCACAGCTTTCGCGGAAGTCGTTTCCGCACTGCCCCTCGGGACCGGAGGACTCATTCCATGCGTGCGATAGGTGCCGCTTCCGCCGCTCTGCTCGGAGCGGCGGCTCTCGCCCTCACCGCTCCCCCCGCGGCAGCGGTGGACCCGTTTGCCGTCTCCCCCTCGACCGTCAACCCGGGCGGCCGCGTGACGCTGTCCGCGCCCGGCTGCTCGGGCACCGCGATGGCGTCGTCGGGCATCTTCGACACCGTGACCATCCCGGCGGGCGGTTCGGCCATGGCCACCGTCGACTGGGACGCCCGGCGGGGCGCGGTCTACACCGTGTCCTTCACCTGCGCCGGGGGCTCCCCCGGCACGGCACAGCTGACCATCGCGTCGGCGACGACCAGTTCGACATCGGTGCCGACCGTGACACGGACGGCCACCGTCACCACCACGCCCTCGGGCGTCCGCGGCGGTCTCGGCGGCAGCGTCGGCACCTGGGACGCCGGGGAGATCGCCGCGGGCGGCGCGCTGGTCGCCGCGGCGGCCGCGGGCACGGTGTTCGTGGTGCGCCGCAGGGCGGCGAGCCGCCGCCACTGAGTAGTCACATCCCCGTGGCGCACGCCCGTCGCCCCGAGTCCTGGCCTGGACTCGGGGCGACGGGCGTACACGGCCGACCGGGAGGTTCGGCCGGTCAGACCTTTCCGCCGCTCAGGCGGCGACGGCGGCTGACGAACACGGCGCCGCCGAGGGCCGCGGCGCCCACCATCGAGGCGCCGATGGTCATCTCGGTGGAGCTGGGCGCCATGGAGCCGCCCAGACCGCCGTCCGTTCCCTGGCCGCGGATGACGGTGAACGAGGCGGTGGCGACCTGCGAGCTGCCGGTGCACCTGACCGCGAGGTTGTAGCGGCCGGGAGTGGCGTGGTCGTAGATCCGGGGATCGGCGGCCGAGTTGCCCGAGGTGTTGACCGAGAGGGCCGTCTTCGGGAACGCGTTGGACGTCACGACGCCGCCGCGGGAGCAGCCCGTGACGCTCACCGCCAGGGCGCCGCCCTGGTGCACGTGGGTCGGGGAGACCGTGACGTTCGTCGGACCGTGGCCACCGTTGCCACCCGTGCCCGAGTGGTTGTCGCGGTCGGTGGCGCCGGCGATCGGTGCCGTGAACCCGATCACCGCGCAGGCGGTGGCGGCCACCGCGAGGGCGCGTGAAGCACGCATCGTTGAACCTCCAGCGGAAGACGCCCCCAAAGCGGTGCTCCGGGAAATCGACGGATGCGCCTTCCATGACGAACCCTCACCGGATGTTGCGATCTTCGCATTTCGGCAGTGCGCCACCCCGGTGAGCCGACACGCCCGGGCGAGGTCCACGGAACTGATGGATCCGCAGGTCACGGACCGTCAGCTGACTCCAGGGGATGACTCGGATGGGTCATCACCCGTCCGCCGCGCCACCACCCGTTCGCCGCTCTGTGATCGCCGTCCGCACGATCCGTGCTTACCGTGCCGGAAGAGGCCACGAAGGGAGAAGCATGGGCCTGGAGCGCAGAGGCGTCGGGGACCGAAGTGCCTGGGACGTGATCAGGGCACGCCAGCCGTGGGGTGCGCTGGCACTCGTCATGCTGACCGGCCTGGCCATGATGCGGAACGGGGTGGACGTGTCGTCCGGGCCGCCCCAGCCCGCCGGAGCGGTGTCGGCGCAGCAGGGGCGTACGGTCGCGGCGCCGAAGCCGTCGGCCGGGCTGCGCCCGCTGTCGTACGCGCCCGCGTCCCGGGTGCGGATCGAGTCGCTGAAGGTGGACGCGCCGGTCATCGACGTGGGCCTGGACAGCGAGGGCTGGATCAGCGCGCCCCCGCCGCAGGACCCGAACCTCGCCGGGTGGTACCAGAACGGCATCTCTCCCGGGCAGTCCGGCACGTCCGTCATCGTCGGGCACGTGGACAACGACTCGGGCCCGGCGGTCTTCTACTCGCTGGGCACGCTCAAGCCGGGCGCGAAGGTGGAGGTGACCCGGT
This genomic window from Streptomyces thermolilacinus SPC6 contains:
- a CDS encoding SAM-dependent methyltransferase; translation: MDRPAWAPPGIDLSVPSVSRIYDYYLGGSHNFEVDREAARRAMEFLPGLPKIMQANRAFMRRAVRHAAGEGVTQFLDIGSGIPTFGNVHEVAQQADPEARVVYVDHDPVAVAHSKAVLEGNDRADIAAADLRKPHDILHSPEVARLLDLDRPVALLLVAVLHFLEDTDRPYEAVAELRDALAPGSLIIVTHASFDGIPVPQEQAGGTVGVYRDIRSPLVMRSREEVARFFEGCEMVEPGLVSMPHWRPDTPPEQEDPYAFSGFAGVGRKG
- a CDS encoding SCO0930 family lipoprotein codes for the protein MRNRRNTALAATAVAALLTLTACGQDQGDRIGGQSVGAAAPAGAPGQGGYGNGGGYGGGYGSDAGASSGGTAPTSAAGQLGVWKGSEFGDVLMDAEGRTLYRFDKDTPNPPESACEGDCAKTWPVVTADGAKAPAGVDPALLGVLTRPDGTKQLTVDGWPMYRYAKDTRTGEAKGQGVGGTWFAAAPDGRKAQPGKSADAPVPAGSGSGAAEGGDEAGEETGGGAEAAPADRAGLSVRKDPELGEIVVDAQGRTVYRFTKDSAWPMRTACTGDCLKKWPIVAPVAKNDTEGITTKGYVTFERPDGKEQQTIDCWPLYTFAGDKKPGDTNGQGVGGTWYAVSPDGKLVGAPK
- a CDS encoding class F sortase codes for the protein MGLERRGVGDRSAWDVIRARQPWGALALVMLTGLAMMRNGVDVSSGPPQPAGAVSAQQGRTVAAPKPSAGLRPLSYAPASRVRIESLKVDAPVIDVGLDSEGWISAPPPQDPNLAGWYQNGISPGQSGTSVIVGHVDNDSGPAVFYSLGTLKPGAKVEVTRYDGRVAVFQVYGVEVYAKDDFPGVRVYGDTGHPELRVITCGGDYSRAGGYDGNVVVFARMVATR
- a CDS encoding bestrophin-like domain codes for the protein MPQWLVLTLAMAAACAVVLTIAVINNRRVGEDDDPTETPDVMEYMTMMIGVVYAIVLGLAIAGVWEGRSAAQESVRQEAQALHEVVARSEVWPADVRQRITADVETYVRHVVGPEWEAMAEQGEVTARGDTLLLQVRRTVASYRPADEHEAQAYQPLVDQVAAADDARSQRADTAGATMPGVVWFGLITGALVAVGLIFALQIRRTFRELLLAGLYSALIAFLLFLIWAIDAPFGRGVSATTEAYLHHFPHLRD
- a CDS encoding putative bifunctional diguanylate cyclase/phosphodiesterase, with the protein product MSTSAQASGSRVEPDGLEDRLQRFATIWSRAIFPVTATSMTRTEFEQHLLPLARTLSTALRARPFDVAPAQAVGAALIAAHCTDPDALSRTLGVVDSYLVLYCGTGADTPADDLRARCARLQHALAAGFARALRERTLSEQEAIARSALAARAFAEQALHATEARFRAVFEDAAIGIGIADLEGNVLDVNGALTRMFGGLEQIVRGRKVTEWGHPEDAPHVWKLYGELVRGERDHFRVEKPFYRSDGTVLWTNLTVSLLRDPEGRPQYQLALMEDTTERRLLNLRLRYEATHDALTGLPNRSLFSERLEKALAAGEDTRFGLCYLDLDGFKAINDSLGHAAGDRLLVEVADRLQSCATAPGEMVARLGGDEFVALTTGPDVTERDTEELAGRILAALSTPISLDGREITVRGSIGIVEGRAGERGPADVLRSADITMYRAKSAGGNRYERADPEADARAITRHGLTTALPAALDRGEFFIEYQPLVHLGDGTVHGAEALVRWCHPQHGVLGPDRFIPLAEHTGLIVPLGRWVLEEAVRQARFWKHRHADGGPLRINVNLSPTQLHHPGLVADITDVLDRSGLAPGALCLEVTESALIGADEDLLKPLRQLSEMGVDIALDDFGTGYSNLANLRRLPVSVLKLDRSFTRGMQQHPADPVDMKIVEGIVSLAHSLELAVTVEGVETAAQAEQLRAIGCDTAQGWYYARPGAPDRIHSLLLADAV